In a single window of the Planctomycetia bacterium genome:
- the nuoL gene encoding NADH-quinone oxidoreductase subunit L — MEGNLWLIPGLPLLAAIIITLLGKKYLKGQSHWPTIIAFALSFFLSCTVLSEIRNTPVPPASASEVARITTLYEWINIGQLNVGITLRADPLTAMMLVMVTFISMLVAIFSRGYMHGDPGYPRFFAAVALFVFCMTMLVLSNNFLLTFVFWEGVGLCSYLLIGYWFKKSSASAAARKAFLVNRIGDFGLILGIIVIWSTTGSLDYDVVFSKTNLMSSTVVYWVCLFLVMGAIGKSAQFPLHVWLPDAMEGPTPVSALIHAATMVTAGVYLVARCTPLFVLEPMVQFYVSMIGITTAVIAAIAALTQNDLKRVMAYSTVSQLGYMFMALGAGAGQEALVTYAVIAAMFHLFTHAFFKALLFLGSGSVMHAMGHVIDMRRFSGLRHVLPITHLTFLIGAAALAGLPPFSGFYSKDEILLVLAVASKRGDFAFAFQIIYYLAIFTAFLTAFYTFRAYFMTFWGEKKLPPEAEGHAHEGDWSMTLPLIILAIGAVAVGFYTGPFTHQFSYLLERTPNFKPLQDVPAIYDQVTGVHHASVTVMYTSIAVACAGVLLAAFMYLIKPGLSRTVARSFGSLYQLSLNKLYFDEIYQFMLVKPAEAIAQVLKWIDANIVDGLVDFTGRLAQQIGKVLQPVQNGLVQYYALATLLGLAAFAVVLASRLYQ; from the coding sequence TTGGAAGGCAATCTCTGGTTGATTCCCGGCCTGCCACTATTGGCAGCTATCATCATTACCCTGCTGGGAAAGAAATATCTGAAAGGCCAAAGCCATTGGCCTACTATCATCGCATTTGCGTTGAGTTTCTTCCTGTCCTGCACGGTTCTGAGTGAAATCAGAAATACTCCTGTGCCGCCAGCATCTGCTTCTGAAGTAGCAAGAATCACAACGCTTTACGAGTGGATCAATATTGGACAGCTCAATGTGGGCATTACGCTCAGGGCTGATCCATTGACTGCCATGATGCTGGTCATGGTTACATTCATCAGCATGCTGGTGGCAATCTTTTCCCGCGGATACATGCATGGCGATCCGGGCTATCCACGATTTTTTGCAGCAGTAGCATTGTTCGTTTTCTGCATGACCATGCTGGTGTTGTCCAACAATTTCCTTTTGACTTTTGTGTTCTGGGAAGGTGTGGGGCTTTGCAGCTACCTTCTGATTGGTTACTGGTTCAAGAAGAGCAGTGCATCCGCTGCAGCCCGCAAGGCTTTTTTGGTCAATCGAATCGGCGATTTCGGATTGATCCTCGGCATCATCGTCATCTGGTCAACGACAGGTTCTCTCGACTACGATGTGGTTTTCAGCAAAACCAACCTGATGAGTTCGACAGTCGTGTATTGGGTTTGCCTGTTCCTGGTAATGGGAGCCATTGGCAAGTCGGCACAGTTCCCACTGCATGTCTGGCTACCTGATGCCATGGAAGGTCCCACGCCTGTTTCTGCGTTGATCCATGCTGCAACCATGGTGACGGCGGGAGTGTATCTCGTTGCCCGTTGTACACCTTTATTCGTGCTTGAACCCATGGTTCAGTTTTATGTCAGCATGATTGGTATCACGACAGCGGTGATTGCAGCCATCGCAGCACTCACTCAGAATGATCTGAAACGTGTCATGGCATATTCCACGGTGAGTCAGTTGGGTTATATGTTCATGGCACTTGGTGCAGGTGCCGGGCAGGAAGCTCTGGTAACCTATGCAGTCATTGCTGCCATGTTCCATCTCTTTACCCATGCATTTTTCAAGGCGCTGCTTTTCCTGGGATCTGGTTCAGTGATGCATGCCATGGGACATGTCATTGATATGCGCCGGTTCAGTGGCTTGCGACATGTATTGCCCATAACACATTTGACATTTCTGATCGGGGCAGCAGCACTGGCTGGATTGCCACCCTTTTCAGGGTTCTACAGCAAAGATGAAATTCTGCTTGTATTGGCAGTAGCTAGCAAGCGGGGTGATTTCGCCTTTGCCTTCCAGATCATTTACTACCTTGCCATATTCACTGCGTTCCTGACTGCGTTTTATACCTTCCGTGCCTACTTCATGACTTTCTGGGGTGAAAAGAAACTGCCCCCCGAAGCAGAAGGACATGCACACGAAGGCGATTGGTCCATGACGCTACCGCTGATCATTCTTGCAATAGGTGCCGTAGCTGTCGGGTTCTATACTGGGCCATTCACGCATCAGTTCAGCTATCTGCTGGAGCGAACCCCGAATTTCAAACCCCTGCAGGATGTCCCGGCCATTTATGATCAGGTAACTGGCGTTCATCATGCTTCGGTGACGGTTATGTACACCAGTATTGCCGTCGCCTGTGCAGGAGTGCTGCTGGCTGCATTCATGTATCTGATTAAGCCTGGCCTCTCTCGCACGGTTGCCCGCAGCTTCGGTTCGCTGTATCAGTTGTCACTGAACAAGCTCTATTTCGATGAGATTTATCAGTTCATGCTGGTCAAACCTGCTGAAGCAATTGCTCAAGTGCTCAAATGGATTGATGCCAACATTGTCGATGGGCTGGTGGATTTCACTGGTCGATTGGCTCAGCAGATTGGCAAAGTATTGCAACCTGTCCAAAACGGACTGGTGCAGTATTACGCATTGGCAACATTGCTGGGACTGGCAGCATTTGCTGTGGTACTGGCATCAAGACTATATCAGTAA
- a CDS encoding NADH-quinone oxidoreductase subunit M: protein MGQFLLLLMVFLPLATALLVLCLGSRNAQLVKRLSLAATIVTFILSVIICLNYKPSSTTDKEVVAGRGLATTAEPFKPDPQYTVNVPWLTFFEGSKDLPKVEIRFHLGIDGISLWLLALTALLMVSSVLISWESITDRVAGFYALLLILETGMLGVFCSFDIILFYVFFEFTLLPLFFLIGIWGGPQKRYAARKFFIYTLAGSLLGLVALVGLVLSRGSLDNNHITFDILTLVRNTINNGSIDYGVQFWIFLGLFAGFAIKVPLFPFHTWLPLAHVEAPTAGSVLLAGVLLKLGTYGFLRLCLPLLPEATVQIGIPLVCSLSIIGIIYGALCALAQDDIKKLVAYSSVSHLGFCMLGLFALNAEGITGSVLQMINHGLSTGMLFLIVGMVYDRFHSRSLKEMGGLASKLKLIGFFMVFACMSSAGLPGLNGFVGEFLCLAGIWKINPTYTILAAVGVLLGAWYLLTMLQKAFFGPFKLPGQPAEPEDDHHSHDHAHHSHHDHGGHHEVKDMNAREAAILLPLAFFCLWIGLYPKTFIDVMKPEATALGKRFADPVKTMSDTSIFAPMPGGKR from the coding sequence ATGGGACAGTTCTTGCTGTTGTTAATGGTCTTTCTGCCGCTGGCAACAGCACTCCTGGTGCTTTGTCTTGGCTCACGTAATGCCCAGTTGGTCAAAAGACTCAGCCTGGCTGCAACAATCGTTACGTTTATTCTCTCAGTCATCATTTGCCTGAATTACAAACCAAGCAGCACGACTGACAAAGAAGTGGTAGCAGGTCGCGGATTAGCAACCACGGCGGAGCCATTCAAACCCGATCCGCAATACACGGTCAATGTCCCCTGGCTGACTTTCTTTGAAGGCAGTAAGGATCTTCCCAAGGTGGAGATTCGTTTTCACCTGGGAATTGACGGAATCAGTCTCTGGTTGCTGGCGCTGACAGCTTTATTGATGGTGTCTTCCGTTCTCATTTCATGGGAATCGATCACAGATCGTGTTGCAGGATTCTATGCGCTATTGTTGATACTCGAAACGGGCATGCTCGGCGTGTTCTGTTCATTCGATATCATTCTGTTTTATGTCTTCTTCGAATTCACTCTGTTGCCTCTTTTTTTCCTGATCGGCATCTGGGGCGGCCCACAGAAGCGATACGCAGCCAGGAAGTTCTTCATATACACCCTTGCGGGAAGTTTACTCGGCTTGGTGGCACTGGTGGGACTGGTGCTCTCAAGAGGTAGCTTGGATAACAATCACATTACGTTTGACATCCTGACACTGGTGAGAAACACCATCAACAACGGTTCGATAGATTATGGTGTTCAATTCTGGATATTCCTCGGGTTGTTTGCCGGGTTTGCCATCAAAGTTCCTTTGTTCCCCTTTCATACATGGTTGCCTTTGGCACACGTGGAAGCACCAACAGCAGGCTCGGTATTGCTGGCAGGTGTACTCTTGAAACTCGGAACGTATGGCTTCCTCAGGCTTTGTTTGCCTCTACTTCCCGAGGCGACTGTTCAAATTGGAATTCCACTGGTCTGTTCGCTCTCGATTATTGGCATCATTTATGGTGCGTTGTGCGCACTGGCTCAGGATGACATTAAAAAACTGGTGGCCTACTCTTCAGTAAGCCACCTGGGATTCTGCATGTTGGGTTTATTTGCACTGAATGCAGAAGGTATCACAGGTTCTGTACTTCAAATGATAAACCACGGTTTGTCTACCGGCATGCTCTTCCTTATTGTTGGCATGGTATATGATCGGTTCCACAGTCGTTCACTGAAGGAAATGGGTGGCCTGGCCTCCAAGCTGAAACTCATTGGTTTCTTCATGGTCTTTGCCTGTATGTCCAGTGCGGGTTTACCTGGCCTCAATGGTTTTGTCGGCGAGTTCTTATGTCTGGCAGGCATCTGGAAGATTAATCCAACCTATACCATCTTGGCAGCAGTTGGAGTTCTCCTGGGAGCCTGGTATCTGTTAACCATGCTGCAAAAGGCATTTTTTGGTCCATTCAAACTGCCCGGACAACCAGCTGAACCAGAAGACGATCATCACTCTCATGATCATGCTCATCATTCACACCATGACCATGGTGGGCATCATGAAGTCAAAGACATGAATGCACGGGAAGCAGCCATTCTGCTTCCTCTGGCCTTCTTCTGCTTATGGATCGGCTTGTATCCCAAGACATTTATCGATGTCATGAAGCCAGAGGCTACTGCATTAGGTAAACGATTTGCAGACCCTGTTAAAACAATGTCAGACACTTCAATCTTTGCACCGATGCCAGGAGGAAAGCGCTAG
- a CDS encoding NADH-quinone oxidoreductase subunit N, translating to MDTNYLASLSGAISLVTPEAILILAACVMYAVTAFWKSEETWGKLSFLLLLLSLFMLTPQPADYAGSGLFRADAMSYYCRCLGLLAGLGLVLLSWGRVTQEHSGEYYATLLIAIAGTNLVAASNDLITLFLSLELISIPTYLLLYMLRGTALSREATTKYFLLSIFSSALLLYGLSFFYGATGTTNFEGMRQTLLNTPVSQYPDILTLGLIFVVAGFGFRLTAAPFHFYAPDVYEGAPTLPVTLLSIIPKIAGLVGIYQLVHATLLVNFNLAESPIAIQARDLFWIMALVSMVLGNVLGLLQNNIRRLMAYSGVAHAGYMLFALGAAAAVPGNVASGGMSGLNAVFFYLAVYLIMTLGVFAVLRYLDNSVHPVNSIDDLAGLGQTNPYLAFFLAVFLFSLTGLPPTVGFWGKLYIFLAGWETGVHHFRVLAIVMAVTAAMGAWYYLRIIGVIYLRQSVKPLYPQVQPVAFLVIVVCGILTLWTFVDPNGLMRASFNSTSDITKMGK from the coding sequence GTGGATACGAATTACCTGGCTTCACTTTCTGGTGCAATCAGTCTGGTGACTCCTGAAGCCATCTTGATATTGGCTGCATGCGTAATGTATGCAGTTACAGCCTTCTGGAAGAGCGAAGAGACCTGGGGCAAACTCAGCTTTTTGCTTTTGTTATTATCCCTATTTATGCTTACACCGCAGCCTGCAGATTACGCAGGCAGCGGTTTGTTTCGTGCCGATGCGATGAGTTACTATTGTCGCTGCCTGGGTTTGCTGGCAGGTTTGGGTTTAGTGCTATTATCATGGGGACGAGTAACTCAAGAGCATTCAGGTGAGTACTATGCAACTCTACTGATCGCAATTGCAGGTACCAATCTGGTAGCAGCTTCCAATGATTTGATTACTCTGTTTCTTTCACTTGAACTCATCAGTATACCAACTTATTTATTGCTCTACATGCTTCGGGGGACTGCCCTTTCCCGAGAAGCTACCACCAAGTATTTCCTCTTGAGCATTTTCTCATCTGCACTTTTGCTGTATGGACTGAGTTTCTTCTATGGTGCAACAGGAACCACCAACTTCGAAGGCATGAGACAGACATTGTTGAATACTCCAGTATCGCAATATCCTGACATTTTAACACTCGGCCTGATTTTCGTGGTGGCTGGTTTTGGGTTTCGTTTAACCGCAGCGCCATTTCATTTTTATGCTCCCGATGTTTACGAGGGTGCTCCAACGCTGCCAGTAACACTCCTGTCAATCATTCCTAAAATTGCGGGTTTAGTTGGTATCTACCAACTGGTTCATGCAACGCTGCTCGTCAATTTCAATCTGGCTGAATCTCCCATTGCGATACAGGCCAGAGATCTTTTCTGGATCATGGCCCTGGTTTCCATGGTTTTGGGGAATGTACTTGGTCTGCTGCAAAACAACATCAGACGACTGATGGCCTATTCAGGTGTGGCTCATGCAGGTTATATGTTGTTTGCATTGGGTGCTGCAGCAGCAGTTCCTGGCAATGTTGCATCTGGAGGGATGTCGGGCTTAAATGCAGTATTCTTTTACCTGGCTGTTTATCTGATTATGACTCTGGGTGTATTTGCAGTTCTGCGATACCTGGATAACAGCGTTCATCCTGTCAACTCCATAGACGATCTGGCAGGCTTGGGCCAAACGAATCCTTATCTCGCATTTTTCCTTGCGGTGTTCCTGTTCAGTCTGACGGGTCTGCCGCCCACCGTAGGATTCTGGGGTAAACTTTATATCTTCTTGGCTGGCTGGGAGACCGGGGTGCATCACTTCCGAGTTCTGGCTATTGTAATGGCAGTTACTGCAGCAATGGGTGCCTGGTACTATCTTCGCATCATTGGTGTGATCTATCTTAGACAGAGTGTTAAGCCGTTGTATCCACAAGTACAGCCGGTGGCATTTCTCGTTATTGTAGTTTGCGGCATTCTGACACTCTGGACGTTCGTTGATCCTAACGGATTGATGAGAGCGTCTTTCAATTCCACCAGCGATATAACGAAAATGGGGAAATAA